The Flammeovirga pectinis genomic interval AAAGCACCTATCAAAGCACATTGTCTACAAAGCTTTTTAATATAAATATTTTTATTATTGATTAGTTCCTCATTTAAATAAATAGAATGTACGTATTCAATTAAGTCAATAAGTAAATACATACCTCCAGTACTTAATCTTATTGATATATACTCATCTACAGTATTATATTTTTTTTCTATTAATGATGCTGATAAATGTTCAATGACGGAATTGGTGTATTTATTGAAAAATTTCTCAGGACTATCTTTTCTTAATATTCTACTGATGTAATTGATTGAAGTATATAATTTATTTATTTTCTGATTTTTAGAATGGTACATTTTTTCCCCCTTCCATATTTCTAAGATTTCTTTTACTTCGGGGAGTTCTCCAGTGTTGGTATCTTCTCCAAAAAAGTCATCTAAAAAGTACAGAACGTCATAAGTAACAAGAACATTTACCATTTTATCTATAGGACTATCTATATAAATATAGTTAGTCATTGTAGAATGTCCTGAATATAATTTTTCATCAATTATCCCTAAATTTTCAGATATTTCTTGTGCCTTTTTAGAGATAACATTAGCATCTTTATGAATGTATAATTCAGTGTCAGATATAGTTAGAAGTGTTGAGTTAAAAGTCATTATTTATTTGCTTGTACTTAACGGTTTTGTTAAGCAATGTGAGAGGGTGCGTTACCCTAATGTGAAGTTTGAGTTTATTTGTGTGCCTAAAATGTGCACTGCTTTATTTATTAAAGGTAAAATAATCTTTTAGAGGGAGCAAGTTTCTTATTATTTATTGGTGGTGGGTGGTATAGGGCTAAACAATAGCAATTTAATTATAACTTAAATACGTTTAAAAGGCTGAATATTGTAGTATAAGAGATATATTTTAATGATTAAACTTTCCTCTCTATTGTAAGAATAGAAAACAATTGTGGTGAGGTTATCCGTATTACTTATTACCAACATAGTCATTATCCTCCTCCTTTTCCTCTTCTGTTAAAGGTGGGTTGTACACTATTTTTTTAATGGTATTTACAACAACGTTCTCGGTAAAATCAAAATAAATAATCTCTTAGAGCGTACAGTTCTTATGTAAAGGATATGCTTCTAAGATGCTAAGTAGCTTTTTAAAAATGTTTACTGTATTTATATTTTTTTACTGTGTTACTTTTACATTATTCTTAAATCGTTAGTAACCTAAGAAAGCAATTCAAACGGTAACTATTTCAGTAAGAATATTTCTATTTTCCGATAAGTCGAATAACTCAAATATATTAAATGTCAGACTATATCAATATAACATTATTGTAGTATGGGGTGTAATTGATTAGCAATAGCATATACAACTAAACCTACCGTATTTCTCGCTCCTACTTTATCA includes:
- a CDS encoding terpene synthase family protein — its product is MTFNSTLLTISDTELYIHKDANVISKKAQEISENLGIIDEKLYSGHSTMTNYIYIDSPIDKMVNVLVTYDVLYFLDDFFGEDTNTGELPEVKEILEIWKGEKMYHSKNQKINKLYTSINYISRILRKDSPEKFFNKYTNSVIEHLSASLIEKKYNTVDEYISIRLSTGGMYLLIDLIEYVHSIYLNEELINNKNIYIKKLCRQCALIGALSNDIFSYAKEKHSNYNLINAYLISKEASNYKQAIIKAIDKVNDIHSDFKLTIKEVKVVPLAPQDKLTVDKYLNALEVIVASSYHWQKSTDRYYHSENVFEDMKVNVY